One genomic window of Deltaproteobacteria bacterium includes the following:
- a CDS encoding phosphoketolase family protein, with product MFGAVSEAELQALHAYWRAANYLSVGQIYLLDNPLLKEPLAAAHIKPRLLGHWGTTPGLNFIYAHLNRVIRARDLDVIYVAGPGHGGPGLVANTYLEGTYSEVYPDVSRDEAGMRLLFKQFSFPGGIPSHVAPETPGSIHEGGELGYAVSHAYGAALDNPDLIVACVVGDGEAETGPLAAAWHSNKFLNPARDGAVLPVLHLNGYKIANPTILARIGRDELESLFVGYGYEPYFVEGSDPSEMHRLMAGTLDTVADRIRAIQEEARAGGVTTRPRWPMIVLRTPKGWTGPKEVDGLKAEGYWRSHQVPLAELAAKPDHVRLLEEWMKSYRPEELFDETGRFAPELAALAPEGTRRMGANPHANGGLLLKDLRMPDFRDYAVAVPRPGGTVGESTRVMGRFLRDVMKRNLESRNFRVFGPDETASNRLGAVFEVTDRVWMAETLPEDDHLAPDGRVMEILSEHTCQGWLEGYLLTGRHGFFSTYEAFVHVVDSMFNQHAKWLKTTRSHIPWRRPIASLNYLLTSHGWRQDHNGFSHQEPGFGDHVADKKADVIRVYFPPDANTLLSVTDHCLRSRDYVNVIVAGKQPEPQWLDMDAAVKHCNAGIGIWKWASTDEGAEPDVVMACCGDVPTIETLAAVDLLRDHVPDLKIRVVNVVDLMKLQHSEDHPHGLDHHEFDVLFTKDRPVIFAYHGYPYLIHRLTYRRTNHANLHVHGYKEEGATTTPFDMTVLNELDRFHLMEAVIDRVPRLGNIAAYAKQAVRDKLVDHRQHIVRYGEDLPEIRHWTWSR from the coding sequence ATGTTCGGCGCGGTCTCCGAAGCCGAGTTGCAGGCGCTCCACGCCTACTGGCGCGCCGCCAACTACCTTTCCGTCGGGCAGATCTATCTGCTCGACAACCCGTTGCTGAAGGAGCCGCTGGCCGCCGCCCACATCAAGCCGCGGCTCCTGGGCCATTGGGGTACCACCCCCGGGCTGAACTTCATCTACGCGCATCTGAACCGCGTGATCCGGGCGCGTGATCTGGACGTCATCTACGTGGCCGGCCCGGGCCACGGCGGCCCCGGGCTCGTGGCCAACACCTACCTGGAGGGGACCTACAGCGAGGTCTACCCGGACGTGTCCCGGGACGAGGCGGGGATGCGCCTGCTCTTCAAGCAGTTCTCGTTTCCCGGCGGCATCCCCAGCCACGTGGCCCCGGAGACCCCCGGTTCCATCCACGAGGGGGGTGAGCTGGGCTACGCGGTTTCCCACGCCTACGGCGCGGCGCTGGACAACCCGGACCTGATCGTCGCCTGCGTGGTGGGCGACGGCGAGGCCGAGACCGGGCCGCTGGCGGCGGCGTGGCACTCCAACAAGTTCCTCAACCCCGCGCGGGACGGCGCCGTGCTGCCCGTCCTCCATCTGAATGGGTACAAGATCGCCAATCCCACGATCCTCGCACGCATCGGCCGCGACGAGCTGGAGAGCCTGTTCGTGGGCTACGGCTACGAGCCGTATTTCGTGGAAGGCTCGGATCCCTCCGAGATGCACCGGCTCATGGCCGGGACCCTGGACACGGTCGCGGACCGGATCCGCGCCATCCAGGAGGAGGCGCGCGCCGGCGGCGTGACCACACGCCCGCGCTGGCCCATGATCGTCCTGCGCACCCCCAAGGGGTGGACCGGCCCCAAGGAGGTGGACGGGCTCAAGGCCGAGGGCTATTGGCGCTCCCACCAGGTACCGCTTGCCGAGTTGGCGGCCAAGCCGGACCACGTGCGCCTCCTGGAGGAGTGGATGAAGAGCTACCGCCCGGAGGAGCTCTTCGACGAGACCGGGCGGTTCGCGCCGGAGCTGGCGGCGCTGGCGCCCGAGGGGACGCGGCGCATGGGCGCCAACCCCCACGCCAACGGCGGCCTGCTGCTCAAGGACTTGAGGATGCCGGACTTCCGGGACTACGCCGTGGCGGTGCCGCGGCCCGGCGGCACCGTGGGCGAGAGCACCCGTGTCATGGGGCGCTTCCTGCGGGACGTCATGAAGCGCAACCTGGAGAGCCGCAACTTCCGCGTGTTCGGCCCCGACGAGACCGCGTCCAACCGCCTCGGCGCCGTGTTCGAGGTCACCGACCGCGTGTGGATGGCGGAGACCCTCCCCGAGGACGACCACCTGGCCCCCGACGGCCGGGTGATGGAGATCCTGAGCGAACACACCTGCCAAGGGTGGCTCGAAGGGTACCTGCTCACCGGGCGGCACGGCTTTTTCTCCACCTACGAGGCCTTCGTGCACGTGGTGGATTCCATGTTCAACCAGCACGCCAAGTGGCTCAAGACCACCCGGAGCCACATCCCCTGGCGGCGCCCCATCGCCTCCCTGAACTACCTGCTGACGTCCCACGGGTGGCGCCAGGACCACAACGGCTTCAGCCACCAGGAGCCGGGCTTCGGCGATCACGTGGCCGACAAGAAGGCCGACGTCATCCGGGTGTACTTTCCGCCCGACGCCAACACGCTGCTCTCGGTCACCGACCACTGCCTGCGCAGCCGCGACTACGTCAACGTCATCGTCGCGGGCAAGCAGCCCGAGCCTCAGTGGCTGGACATGGACGCGGCGGTCAAGCACTGCAACGCGGGCATCGGCATCTGGAAATGGGCGAGCACCGACGAGGGTGCCGAGCCCGACGTGGTCATGGCCTGCTGCGGCGACGTCCCCACCATCGAGACCCTGGCGGCGGTGGACCTCTTGCGCGACCACGTTCCCGACCTGAAGATCCGCGTGGTGAACGTGGTGGACCTGATGAAGCTGCAGCACTCGGAGGACCACCCCCACGGGCTCGACCACCATGAATTCGACGTGCTCTTCACCAAGGACCGGCCCGTGATCTTCGCCTATCACGGCTATCCCTACCTGATCCATCGCCTCACGTACCGGCGCACCAACCACGCCAACCTCCACGTGCATGGCTACAAGGAGGAAGGCGCCACCACGACGCCGTTCGACATGACCGTGCTCAACGAGCTGGACCGCTTCCACCTAATGGAGGCGGTCATCGACCGGGTCCCAAGGCTGGGAAACATCGCCGCCTACGCCAAGCAGGCGGTGCGCGACAAGCTCGTCGACCACCGGCAGCACATCGTCCGCTACGGCGAGGACCTGCCGGAGATTCGCCACTGGACGTGGTCCCGCTGA
- a CDS encoding GRP family sugar transporter, translating into MIAELLALLTAFSYATANVSARLGLRYSTPNTAVLLSLIVHAVGLSVVVLFTSGIPAVPPEALYLVIITGVLQTLLRFCHYLAISKVGVSRAVTLRNTYPMLTVFIGVMILGEETNALNLLGVASIVIGTGLTSWRMDELVPGFRRWYLVLPAATSLITSTVHPMRRYVMTLADEPLFFAAVVGVVSLGCFSTYLALPLPREKVVWHPKAIVPLTLSGVCETSAILLLFFALAAGPVVVVSPIAATSPVWTVILASILLRQVERTTPTVVVGTLLVVAGAIFVTLGRYL; encoded by the coding sequence ATGATCGCCGAACTCCTCGCCCTGCTCACCGCGTTCTCCTACGCCACCGCCAATGTTTCGGCCCGTTTGGGGCTGCGCTACTCCACTCCCAACACCGCTGTATTGTTGTCCCTCATCGTGCACGCGGTGGGGTTGTCGGTTGTGGTCCTCTTCACCAGTGGCATTCCGGCGGTTCCGCCGGAGGCGCTCTATCTGGTCATCATCACCGGCGTGCTGCAGACGCTGTTGCGCTTCTGCCATTACCTGGCGATCTCCAAGGTCGGTGTCTCCCGGGCGGTGACCCTCCGCAATACGTACCCGATGCTCACCGTGTTCATCGGCGTCATGATCCTCGGGGAGGAGACCAACGCGCTCAACCTCCTCGGCGTGGCCTCCATCGTCATCGGCACGGGCCTCACGTCCTGGCGCATGGACGAACTGGTACCGGGCTTTCGCCGCTGGTACCTCGTGCTGCCGGCGGCCACCTCGCTCATCACGTCCACCGTGCACCCGATGCGGCGCTACGTCATGACCTTGGCCGACGAGCCGCTTTTCTTCGCGGCCGTGGTGGGCGTGGTGTCGCTGGGCTGTTTCAGCACCTACCTGGCCCTGCCGCTGCCGCGGGAGAAGGTGGTCTGGCACCCCAAGGCGATCGTGCCTCTGACGCTGTCCGGAGTGTGCGAGACCAGCGCGATCCTGCTGCTGTTCTTCGCCCTGGCGGCGGGTCCGGTGGTGGTGGTGTCGCCCATCGCCGCCACCTCGCCGGTGTGGACCGTGATCCTCGCGAGCATCCTCCTGCGGCAGGTCGAACGCACCACCCCCACCGTGGTCGTGGGTACGCTCCTGGTGGTGGCCGGCGCCATCTTCGTGACACTGGGGCGGTACCTGTAG
- a CDS encoding tripartite tricarboxylate transporter permease, with amino-acid sequence MWEAAISAAERLFSLGPILAMLVMLPIALVSGLMPGGNLPIAVVLLGFAGYVDPWITVTAVVFFLAASDITEPVPSILMGIPGARSAQATILDGYPMARQGLAGVALGASYMCTLVGGIIGAVALLLALPVSRELLRLFGAAEFFLLSLLGLMCVAIVSSGAFVKGMLTACFGLAISMIGFSVIGGNTRTTFGFDYLWDGIPLAPVVIGLFALPEVIDLVVSNTPIARERLETMLKEADKDVYKGMREALNNKWLLVRSSLIGTFVGMMPGIGSSGAHWIAYAQARHTEKGAMETFGKGDVRGVIAADSANNSVDGGVLIPTVVFGIPGSGGMAIMLAILVLSGVQPGPAMLTEHLDLTISLVYTIVLGNVIVVPIMLYFAPYMTRIAAVSPNILAPIIIALVTLAAFQSTYSMEDLGLVLAFAVLGLFMKRYGWPRPPILIAVVLADIVEKYLWLSANSYGWAMFQRPQFLTIIAVMVFVMVVSLRMQQGAKRAAEESARETGDTAPE; translated from the coding sequence ATGTGGGAAGCTGCCATAAGCGCGGCGGAAAGGCTTTTTTCCCTGGGCCCGATCCTGGCGATGCTGGTGATGCTGCCCATCGCGCTGGTGTCGGGGCTCATGCCCGGGGGGAACCTGCCCATCGCGGTGGTGCTGTTGGGCTTCGCGGGCTACGTGGACCCGTGGATCACGGTGACCGCGGTCGTGTTCTTCCTGGCGGCCAGCGACATCACCGAGCCCGTGCCTTCCATCCTCATGGGAATTCCCGGCGCGCGCTCGGCCCAGGCGACCATCCTCGACGGCTATCCCATGGCGCGCCAGGGACTGGCGGGCGTCGCCCTCGGGGCCAGCTACATGTGCACGCTCGTGGGCGGCATCATCGGCGCGGTCGCGCTGTTGCTGGCGCTGCCCGTCTCCCGTGAGCTGCTGCGGCTCTTCGGCGCCGCCGAGTTCTTCCTGTTGTCACTGCTCGGCCTCATGTGCGTGGCCATCGTCAGCTCGGGAGCCTTCGTCAAGGGCATGCTCACGGCCTGCTTCGGCCTCGCCATCTCCATGATCGGCTTCTCCGTCATCGGCGGCAACACCCGCACCACCTTCGGCTTCGACTACCTGTGGGACGGCATCCCCCTGGCTCCCGTGGTCATCGGACTGTTCGCCCTGCCCGAGGTCATCGACCTGGTGGTGTCCAACACCCCCATCGCGCGGGAACGTCTCGAGACCATGCTCAAGGAGGCGGACAAGGACGTCTACAAGGGCATGCGCGAGGCCCTCAACAACAAGTGGCTGCTGGTGCGCTCGTCGCTCATCGGCACCTTCGTGGGCATGATGCCGGGCATCGGCTCTTCCGGGGCGCACTGGATCGCCTACGCCCAGGCGCGCCACACCGAGAAGGGCGCCATGGAGACCTTCGGCAAGGGCGACGTGCGCGGCGTCATCGCGGCGGACTCGGCCAACAACTCGGTGGACGGGGGCGTGCTCATCCCGACGGTGGTGTTCGGCATACCGGGCAGCGGCGGCATGGCCATCATGCTGGCGATCCTGGTGTTGTCCGGGGTCCAGCCCGGTCCGGCCATGCTCACCGAGCACCTGGATCTCACCATCAGCCTCGTCTACACCATCGTGCTGGGCAACGTCATCGTCGTGCCCATCATGCTCTACTTCGCCCCTTACATGACGCGCATCGCCGCCGTCTCCCCCAACATCCTCGCGCCCATCATCATCGCGCTGGTGACCCTGGCCGCCTTCCAGTCCACCTATTCCATGGAAGACCTGGGCCTGGTGCTGGCCTTCGCCGTGCTGGGCCTGTTCATGAAGCGCTACGGCTGGCCGCGCCCGCCGATCCTCATCGCCGTGGTGCTGGCGGACATCGTGGAGAAGTACCTCTGGCTGTCGGCCAACAGCTACGGCTGGGCGATGTTCCAGCGCCCGCAGTTCCTGACCATCATCGCGGTGATGGTGTTCGTCATGGTGGTGAGCCTGCGCATGCAGCAGGGGGCCAAGAGGGCGGCGGAGGAATCCGCGAGGGAAACGGGCGATACCGCACCGGAGTAG
- a CDS encoding MFS transporter has protein sequence MPGEAARPSFWTRTFLLLCVSQFLAYGHHALLTPTLPLYVDHLGGSPLTVGLLLAVFSASSILIRPLLGTWVDTRGETFVLSLSCVGLCLTVLIFIVPYVEGAFTANILRGFSWAGINTSGYAFLAAAVPGDRRGEASGYYSGIQASSSVFFPTVALWMIELPAGGYASVFVLSSAVALLGALLAHVCGRGVQRQAGGPPARAARVPFRDRTWFDRSIVFVALLLFCLNLPWSGLTSFIVLYAREVGIDSLGWYFVAIGCASLVGRPLLGRVSDRIGRVPAVVGAYLLEMAGVGLVLLARDVTMMMTAGVLFFLGYAMGVSTTLALAMERADPRRRGVAMATFSIAFPLGSGLGAAVAGGVIALVGYRGMYMSLIGVLVCGLLLTLGRRAALAK, from the coding sequence ATGCCCGGTGAGGCGGCGAGGCCTTCCTTCTGGACGCGCACGTTCCTCCTGCTGTGCGTGTCGCAGTTCCTGGCCTACGGCCATCACGCGCTGCTGACGCCCACGCTGCCGCTCTACGTGGACCATCTTGGCGGCTCGCCCCTTACGGTGGGCCTGCTGCTGGCGGTCTTCAGCGCCAGCAGCATCCTCATCCGTCCTCTGCTGGGCACCTGGGTGGATACCCGCGGCGAGACCTTCGTCCTCAGCCTGAGCTGCGTCGGGCTGTGCCTGACGGTGCTCATCTTCATCGTCCCCTACGTCGAGGGGGCGTTCACGGCCAACATCCTCCGGGGCTTTTCCTGGGCCGGCATCAACACCAGCGGCTACGCGTTCCTGGCGGCCGCCGTGCCCGGCGACCGGCGCGGCGAGGCCAGCGGCTACTACTCGGGCATCCAGGCCAGCTCCTCGGTGTTCTTCCCCACCGTGGCCCTGTGGATGATCGAGCTGCCGGCGGGCGGCTACGCGAGCGTCTTCGTGCTGTCGAGCGCCGTGGCGCTCCTTGGGGCCTTGCTCGCCCACGTGTGCGGGCGGGGCGTTCAGCGACAGGCGGGAGGCCCGCCCGCGCGCGCCGCCAGGGTGCCGTTCCGTGACCGTACCTGGTTCGACCGCTCCATCGTGTTCGTGGCGCTGCTGCTCTTTTGCCTGAACCTGCCCTGGTCCGGCCTGACCTCCTTCATCGTCCTCTACGCCCGGGAGGTGGGCATCGACAGCCTGGGCTGGTACTTCGTGGCCATCGGCTGCGCGAGCCTCGTGGGCCGCCCGCTTTTGGGCCGGGTCTCCGACCGCATCGGCCGCGTGCCCGCGGTGGTCGGCGCCTACCTCCTGGAGATGGCCGGGGTCGGGCTGGTCTTGCTGGCGCGAGACGTGACCATGATGATGACCGCCGGGGTGCTCTTCTTCCTCGGCTACGCCATGGGCGTCTCCACCACCCTCGCCCTCGCCATGGAGCGCGCCGACCCGCGCCGCCGCGGCGTCGCCATGGCCACCTTCTCCATCGCCTTTCCGCTGGGTTCGGGCCTCGGCGCCGCGGTGGCCGGCGGCGTCATCGCGCTCGTGGGCTACCGCGGCATGTACATGAGCCTCATCGGCGTGCTGGTGTGCGGGCTGCTGCTGACCTTGGGCCGGAGGGCGGCGTTGGCGAAATGA
- a CDS encoding alpha/beta hydrolase: protein MPNVKLPTGVDLYYETHGQGEPLIFVPSTAYSGAVWKPSQMPLEDSLNLIFHDPRGCGRSVAQQSVYTIELMAMDIVALMDHIGCPSAHFIGHSMGGRIALSLAQNFPGRIKSLIMAAAGSGTAGRAGPDCVPGLPFEWVHDMVRMGFEKFVYDEIVETDTFFTDAYRKSHRADVEAFFKLAWETHAKLPEFIQLVMARHSFEGTHRLGDVRCPTMVLIGDGDTLGSNHVAQAQVLKDRIPGAELKVLEGQTHGFFWEDPEGTNDVILSWVKRHS, encoded by the coding sequence ATGCCCAACGTCAAGCTGCCCACCGGCGTCGACCTCTACTACGAGACCCACGGCCAGGGAGAACCGCTCATCTTCGTGCCCTCCACGGCCTATTCCGGCGCGGTGTGGAAGCCCTCGCAGATGCCGCTGGAGGACTCCCTGAACCTGATCTTTCATGACCCGCGCGGTTGCGGGCGCTCGGTGGCGCAGCAGAGCGTCTACACCATCGAGCTCATGGCCATGGACATCGTGGCGCTGATGGACCATATCGGCTGCCCGTCGGCCCACTTCATCGGCCATTCCATGGGCGGGCGCATCGCCCTGTCCCTGGCGCAGAACTTTCCCGGGCGGATCAAGAGCCTGATAATGGCCGCGGCCGGCTCGGGCACCGCGGGCCGCGCCGGCCCCGACTGCGTGCCGGGGCTGCCCTTCGAGTGGGTCCACGACATGGTGCGGATGGGTTTCGAGAAGTTCGTCTACGACGAGATCGTGGAGACCGATACCTTCTTCACCGACGCCTACCGGAAGTCGCACCGCGCCGACGTGGAAGCCTTCTTCAAGCTCGCCTGGGAGACCCACGCCAAGCTGCCGGAGTTCATCCAACTGGTCATGGCGCGGCACAGCTTCGAGGGCACGCACCGGCTGGGCGACGTGCGCTGCCCGACCATGGTGCTGATCGGCGACGGCGACACCCTGGGAAGCAACCACGTGGCGCAGGCCCAGGTGCTCAAGGACCGGATTCCGGGCGCGGAGCTGAAGGTCCTGGAAGGGCAGACCCACGGATTCTTCTGGGAGGACCCGGAGGGCACCAACGACGTCATCCTCTCCTGGGTGAAGCGCCATAGCTGA